A genome region from Defluviimonas aquaemixtae includes the following:
- the ccmB gene encoding heme exporter protein CcmB: protein MIALLLRDIRLATRAGGGFGLSLAFFLIVTVLVPFGVGPEGGTLARIAPGILWVGALLACLLSLDRIFALDREDGSLDLLATAPIPLEGVVAVKGLAHWLTTGLPLTVAAPVLGVLLNLPGPGYGWLTLSLVLGTPALSVIGTFGAALTVGLKRGGLLLSLLVLPLYIPTLIFGAQAATRGAEGLSALTPLMMQAGITFGAAAILPFAAAAAIRVNLR, encoded by the coding sequence ATGATCGCGCTCCTCCTCCGTGACATCCGGCTCGCGACGCGGGCGGGCGGCGGCTTTGGCCTTTCGCTCGCCTTCTTCCTGATCGTCACGGTGCTTGTCCCCTTCGGCGTAGGGCCCGAGGGCGGCACGCTCGCCCGGATCGCTCCCGGCATTCTCTGGGTCGGCGCGCTGCTCGCCTGCCTTCTTTCGCTTGACCGCATATTCGCGCTTGACCGCGAGGACGGCTCGCTCGACCTCCTCGCCACCGCGCCGATCCCCCTGGAAGGCGTCGTCGCCGTCAAGGGGCTCGCGCATTGGCTGACGACGGGGCTCCCCCTGACGGTTGCGGCCCCCGTATTGGGCGTGCTTTTGAACCTTCCCGGGCCGGGCTACGGCTGGCTCACGCTGTCGCTCGTTCTCGGGACGCCCGCCTTGTCGGTCATCGGCACGTTCGGCGCGGCGCTGACCGTCGGGCTGAAGCGCGGCGGGCTACTCCTGTCGCTGCTTGTCCTGCCGCTCTATATCCCGACCCTCATTTTCGGGGCCCAGGCGGCGACGCGCGGGGCCGAAGGGCTGTCGGCGCTGACGCCCCTGATGATGCAGGCGGGTATCACCTTCGGTGCAGCCGCGATCCTGCCCTTCGCCGCGGCTGCGGCAATCCGCGTCAATCTGCGCTAG
- the ccmD gene encoding heme exporter protein CcmD, with protein MVELGKYAGTVLGAYGVTLVLLAGLIWLSLRRGAKMRDRLEAQERRMGRNG; from the coding sequence ATGGTCGAACTTGGCAAATACGCGGGCACCGTCCTGGGCGCCTACGGGGTTACGCTGGTGCTTCTGGCCGGGCTGATCTGGCTGAGCCTGAGGCGGGGCGCGAAGATGCGCGACCGGCTCGAGGCGCAGGAACGGAGAATGGGACGCAATGGCTAG
- a CDS encoding heme ABC transporter permease, whose amino-acid sequence MSIWEYANPKRFMQTSAWALPWVTGLAVVTLVTGLVWGFFFTPDDYRQGSTVKIIYIHVPAAMMAINAWVMMLVTSLIWLIRRHHVSVLAAKAAAPIGVTMTLIALFTGAIWGQPMWGTWWAWDPRLTSFLILFLFYLGYIALWEAVEDPDTAADLTSVLCLVGSVFAILSRYAVLFWNQGLHQGASLSLDREEHVSDVYAWPLWISMSGFVLLFVALVLIRTRTEIRARRLRALEARERMA is encoded by the coding sequence ATGTCGATCTGGGAATACGCGAACCCGAAGAGATTCATGCAGACCTCGGCCTGGGCGCTGCCCTGGGTGACGGGGTTGGCCGTGGTCACGCTCGTCACGGGGCTCGTCTGGGGCTTCTTCTTCACGCCCGACGATTACCGGCAGGGCTCGACCGTCAAGATCATCTACATCCACGTGCCCGCGGCGATGATGGCGATAAATGCCTGGGTGATGATGCTCGTCACCTCGCTGATCTGGCTGATCCGGCGCCACCATGTCTCGGTGCTGGCGGCGAAGGCGGCCGCGCCGATCGGGGTCACGATGACGCTGATCGCGCTTTTCACCGGGGCGATCTGGGGCCAGCCGATGTGGGGCACATGGTGGGCCTGGGACCCGAGGCTGACTTCCTTCCTCATCCTTTTCCTCTTCTATCTCGGCTATATCGCGCTCTGGGAGGCAGTCGAGGACCCCGATACGGCGGCCGATCTCACCTCGGTCCTCTGCCTCGTGGGCTCCGTTTTCGCGATCCTCTCGCGCTACGCGGTGCTCTTCTGGAACCAGGGGCTACATCAGGGCGCGTCTTTGTCGCTCGACCGGGAGGAGCATGTGTCCGACGTCTATGCCTGGCCCCTGTGGATCTCGATGTCGGGTTTCGTCCTACTGTTCGTGGCGCTCGTCCTCATCCGCACGCGGACGGAAATTCGCGCGCGGCGGCTCAGGGCGCTTGAAGCACGGGAGAGGATGGCGTGA